One segment of Bradyrhizobium sp. WD16 DNA contains the following:
- a CDS encoding GGDEF domain-containing protein: protein MSQQAPLLRIGRPDDGWSVALNALQTFPLIEATWDEALQALARVQPAAVLVTDNEADAATVAAFASAVDALAPYVPLIAVNPTPGQWASNLIPFAAPNGLARLDARLTAALRVRTLHAAVLRRHAGADALPALPDSDPLADASVLLLGRGASYPALSIALGERVGVIGALSIEIAAKHLNSRDLDGIVVGDGFSPRVVEAFLTVLADDPRFRDLPVVLTGSAAAFASSAQLANLELASGPAAEMAAQSLGLFRQHALAARLGRALQSLEAGGLLDPRTGLLQPEVFERDFAAAATDAQQRGASLSAARFAFDGAANRMLFDAARILSRLKRQADFACMQSDGSLLVAFTETELRTAHMIARRLASVMRHTLHGLGRDKGVEPHVTIVTLLPKDSAATMRARLEGDSRPQRQAAS, encoded by the coding sequence ATGTCGCAACAAGCTCCCCTTCTGCGGATCGGCCGCCCCGACGACGGTTGGTCCGTCGCGCTCAACGCGCTGCAGACGTTCCCCCTGATCGAAGCCACCTGGGATGAAGCGCTACAGGCGCTGGCACGGGTGCAGCCGGCCGCCGTGCTCGTCACCGACAACGAGGCCGATGCCGCGACCGTCGCCGCATTCGCCTCGGCCGTCGACGCGCTGGCGCCCTATGTGCCGCTGATCGCCGTCAACCCGACGCCCGGACAATGGGCGTCCAATCTCATTCCCTTCGCCGCCCCCAACGGCCTTGCGCGGCTCGACGCCCGTCTGACGGCGGCACTGCGGGTGCGCACCCTTCATGCGGCGGTGCTCCGCCGTCACGCCGGCGCCGATGCCTTGCCCGCCCTGCCCGACAGCGATCCGCTCGCCGATGCGAGCGTCCTGCTGCTCGGCCGCGGCGCGTCCTACCCGGCGCTGTCGATCGCGCTCGGCGAGCGGGTCGGCGTGATCGGCGCGCTCAGCATCGAGATCGCGGCCAAGCACCTCAACAGCCGCGACCTCGATGGCATCGTCGTCGGCGACGGATTCAGCCCGCGCGTGGTCGAAGCGTTCCTGACGGTGCTGGCGGACGATCCGCGCTTCCGCGATCTGCCCGTCGTGCTGACCGGCTCGGCCGCCGCCTTCGCATCCTCCGCGCAACTCGCCAATCTCGAACTCGCCAGCGGGCCGGCCGCCGAGATGGCGGCGCAGTCCCTCGGCCTGTTCCGGCAGCACGCGCTGGCGGCGCGGCTCGGCCGTGCGCTGCAGTCTCTCGAGGCCGGCGGCCTGCTCGACCCGCGCACCGGCCTGCTCCAGCCCGAGGTGTTCGAACGCGATTTCGCCGCCGCCGCGACCGACGCCCAGCAACGCGGCGCGAGCCTGTCGGCCGCGCGCTTCGCCTTCGACGGCGCCGCCAACCGGATGCTGTTCGACGCCGCCCGCATCCTCAGCCGCCTCAAGCGCCAGGCGGACTTCGCCTGCATGCAGAGCGACGGCAGCCTGCTCGTCGCCTTCACCGAGACCGAGCTGCGCACGGCCCACATGATCGCGCGGCGGCTCGCCAGCGTCATGCGGCATACCCTGCACGGGCTCGGCCGCGACAAGGGCGTCGAGCCCCACGTCACCATCGTCACCCTGCTGCCCAAGGACAGCGCTGCCACCATGCGCGCCCGCCTCGAAGGCGACAGCCGGCCGCAGCGCCAGGCGGCGTCCTGA